One part of the Aspergillus fumigatus Af293 chromosome 7, whole genome shotgun sequence genome encodes these proteins:
- a CDS encoding ATP11 family protein translates to MASSIRPSAFQSLLRGRSSLARTPQRRWAQVLDVRFLATHHDPNHVLDRYKSKLDKKAKEEGHDSVESLKKAYKDKIEGLRRSAATPLTPEPTTPPSSPKSFTAAHPPPPPTPPPSPNTAAAAAAASVSGSSTGIKPLSSYLDVEKVLALPQKEIEALWRLRHANNPNSICACIPLDTYQRIASAARHNPQFILPLPRSSAEQAPAEDGSAADPNAVGADIHFLQWAFHPPASPAPSGSSANNHTSTVIFTQLAAYKLHGAFAQPHTTITHHLDLADEKGLVLMHGQVMPDSGISTAEASWLVSCLQRFYDFGGQASGRKGELVRMFTRGDVEGFKMEELMEEAERL, encoded by the exons ATGGCGTCATCAATTAGACCTTCTGCATTTCAGTCGCTACTCCGGGGTAGATCGTCCCTGGCCCGCACGCCTCAACGACGATGGGCCCAGGTGCTTGATGTGCGCTTCCTTGCCACGCATCACGATCCAAATCATGTCCTGGACAGATACAAGTCGAAGCTggacaagaaggccaagga AGAAGGTCATGACTCAGTAGAGTCACTCAAGAAAGCCtacaaggacaagatcgaAGGCCTTCGCCGCAGCGCTGCCACACCTCTTACCCCAGAACCAACCACACCTCCCTCGTCCCCGAAGTCTTTCACAGCCGCCcatccaccacctcctcctaCACCACCGCCATCTCCCAATaccgccgctgccgccgccgctgcctccGTCTCCGGCTCCTCAACAGGCATTAAGCCGCTCAGCTCCTATCTCGACGTCGAGAAAGTCCTCGCCCTCCCCCAGAAGGAAATCGAAGCCCTCTGGCGCCTTCGCCACGCCAACAACCCCAACTCGATCTGCGCCTGTATTCCCCTAGACACCTACCAGCGcatcgcctccgccgcccgCCACAACCCGCAATTCATCCTCCCGCTCCCCCGCTCCTCAGCCGAGCAAGCACCCGCCGAAGACGGTTCCGCCGCGGACCCCAACGCCGTCGGCGCAGACATTCACTTCCTGCAGTGGGCGTTCCACCCGCCTGCCTCCCCCGCTCCCTCGGGCTCCTCGGCGAACAACCACACCTCTACAGTGATCTTCACCCAGCTGGCCGCGTACAAGCTGCACGGGGCATTTGCGCAGCCGCATACGACGATCACACACCACCTGGATCTGGCGGATGAGAAGGGATTAGTCCTGATGCATGGGCAGGTCATGCCAGATTCGGGGATCTCGACGGCCGAGGCGAGCTGGTTGGTGAGCTGTTTGCAGCGGTTTTATGATTTTGGGGGCCAGGCGAGTGGGCGGAAGGGGGAGCTAGTGCGTATGTTTACTCGTGGTGATGTGGAGGGGTTCAAAATGGAGGAgttgatggaggaggcggagaggcTGTAG
- a CDS encoding glycoside hydrolase family 115 protein: MLLSVLLTVSCVVGAAHALGQETIVAFDQTKGAYKLAGKNTAAGVILLDGDDWPGVIRAAGDLAVDFGRVTGTNFTTGLINGTTLHDQSSVRGNRGVIIAGTVGRSRLIDSLAARGKIDVSQTKGKWEAFQTEVVSNPLEGIPNAVVISGSDKRGVIYGLYDISEQIGVSPWYWFADVAPAQHKEVYALKKKKIQGPPSVKYRGIFINDEQPALTNWINENYPPARYGPGFNADFYSRVFELLLRLRANYLWPAMWNNAFYPDDPRNGPTADEYGIVMGTSHTEPMMRATKEQSLFLEGEWDWTSNQKNITQFFKEGAIRSKDWEVLWTLGMRGKHDTANPTNTKQTLGDIVNTQQQILSDVLNMTNISSIPQMWCLYKEVGQFYEEGLRAPDDVTLLWADDNWGNIQRLPLGNETARSGGAGVYYHFDYVGDPRDYKWINTISLQKTWEQMHLAYERQARQIWIVNIGDLKGVELPLNHFLDLAYNTPLWSSPDSTLTWLNHWATREFGTQVSSKVADIMDRYGMYAARRKYELIDSSTFSVINYNEADRVQEEWRALVNDAQNVYQELKDSARPAFFELVLQPCMAGQIVTNIHITVARNNLYAGQRRTSTNTLADQALKLFNDDHALTQRYHKLLDGKWNHIMDQTHLGYDYWQQPMRNTLPPLAYTQVLEESLAGSMGVSVEASNASVPGDDVWHSLSSNSLTLPPMDPYGPSTRWMDIYSRGTHEFTFTVSPYDSWVKATPSSGKISVSGNNTDARIHLSVDWEKVPSGSHMALINVTISSDDYGNFGMPTVQLPVNKTSVPADFHGFVESDGTVSIEAEHATRNTSSTDVSYAVIPRYGHTLSGVTLLPVTIETQQPPSSPRLEYDMYLFSNVSTVKATVYLGPSLNTDHSRPLKYAISINDADPQVVQFVPSTPLGSLPSNWETTVRNAVWTNTTSHAIQGGGRKNTLKLWAIEPGVVFQKIVVDLGGVRPSYLGPPESMIV; encoded by the exons ATGCTACTGTCAGTACTTCTGACTGTCAGCTGCGTGGTAGGAGCTGCACACGCTCTTGGACAGGAAACCATCGTTGCCTTTGACCAAACCAAGGGGGCCTACAAGTTAGCAGGGAAGAATACTGCTGCGGGTGTGATTCTGCTTGACGGTGACGACTGGCCTGGCGTTATCCGTGCGGCTGGCGACCTCGCTGTTGACTTCGGACGAGTGACCGGTACAAATTTTACGACAGGCCTAATCAATGGCACAACTCTGCATGATCAATCTTCCGTTCGTGGTAACAGGGGAGTGATTATTGCGGGAACAGTTGGCAGGTCCCGCCTCATCGACTCTCTTGCCGCACGGGGCAAGATTGATGTCAGTCAGACGAAAGGAAAATGGGAGGCATTTCAGACTGAGGTCGTCAGTAATCCTCTCGAGGGAATCCCGAACGCGGTGGTCATCTCTGGCAGTGACAAACGAGGAGTCATCTACGGCCTTTACGATATTTCCGAGCAGATCGGGGTTTCTCCCTGGTATTGGTTCGCCGACGTCGCGCCTGCCCAACACAAAGAGGTATATGCgttgaaaaagaagaagatccaGGGACCTCCGTCTGTCAAATATCGAGGCATCTTTATCAATGACGAACAACCGGCTCTGACGAACTGGATTAATGAAAACTACCCTCCTGCGAGATATGGTCCCGGTTTCAATGCCGACTTTTACTCCCGTGTGTTTGAACTTCTTCTCAGACTGCGTGCGAACTATCTATGGCCGGCTATGTGGAACAATGCATTCTATCCCGACGACCCACGCAATGGCCCCACAGCAGATGAGTATGGAATTGTCATGGGCACCAGCCACACAGAACCCATGATGCGAGCGACGAAGGAGCAGTCGCTGTTTCTGGAGGGCGAGTGGGATTGGACCTCAAACCAAAAAAACATCACCCAGTTCTTCAAGGAGGGCGCCATCAGAAGCAAGGACTGGGAAGTGCTCTGGACCCTTGGAATGAGAGGAAAACATGATACTGCGAATCCAACCAATACAAAGCAAACACTGGGAGATATTGTGAACacgcagcagcagattcTGTCAGACGTCCTCAACATGACAAACATCTCATCCATCCCACAGATGTGGTGTTTGTACAAGGAGGTTGGCCAATTCTATGAGGAAGGACTGCGTGCTCCGGATGACGTTACTCTTCTCTGGGCAGATGACAACTGGGGAAATATCCAGCGTCTGCCGCTTGGCAATGAGACGGCTAGGTCTGGCGGTGCAGGAGTGTACTACCATTTTGACTACGTCGGTGATCCCCGGGACTACAAGTGGATCAATACGATTTCCCTCCAGAAAACCTGGGAACAGATGCATCTTGCATACGAGCGCCAGGCAAGGCAGATCTGGATTGTGAATATTGGAGACCTTAAGGGAGTT GAACTTCCCCTGAACcacttccttgaccttgcatACAATACGCCATTGTGGTCCTCGCCTGATAGCACTCTTACGTGGCTCAATCACTGGGCTACCCGAGAATTTGGAACACAAGTGTCCAGCAAAGTTGCTGATATAATGGACCGCTACGGAATGTATGCTGCGCGGAGAAAGTATGAGCTCATTGACAGCTCAACGTTTAGCGTGATCAACTATAACGAAGCGGACCGGGTTCAGGAGGAGTGGCGGGCGCTCGTAAACGATGCCCAGAACGTATATCAGGAGTTGAAAGACTCAGCCCGTCCTGCATTCTTCGAGCTCGTTTTGCAGCCTTGCATGGCTGGCCAAATTGTCACCAATATCCATATCACTGTGGCAAGAAACAATCTGTACGCAGGCCAGCGCCGGACGAGCACCAACACTTTAGCGGATCAAGCCCTGAAGCTGTTCAATGATGACCACGCTTTGACACAGAGGTACCACAAACTCCTTGATGGCAAGTGGAATCATATAATGGACCAGACACATCTTGGTTATGATTACTG GCAGCAGCCCATGAGGAACACATTACCCCCTCTGGCTTATACTCAAGTACTTGAGGAGAGTCTAGCAGGAAGCATGGGTGTGTCTGTCGAAGCAAGCAATGCATCGGTACCGGGTGACGACGTCTGGCATTCGTTATCATCTAATTCGCTGACGCTGCCTCCCATGGATCCTTACGGACCAAGCACTCGCTGGATGGACATTTACTCTCGCGGAACACATGAATTCACCTTTACAGTATCGCCATATGATTCCTGGGTCAAGGCGACCCCGTCGTCCGGCAAAATCTCAGTATCTGGAAATAACACAGATGCAAGAATACATCTCTCAGTCGACTGGGAAAAAGTGCCTTCCGGATCCCACATGGCTTTGATCAACGTCACCATCTCATCGGATGACTACGGCAACTTTGGAATGCCAACAGTCCAACTTCCTGTCAACAAGACGTCAGTCCCAGCAGATTTTCACGGCTTTGTGGAGTCGGATGGCACGGTCAGCATCGAAGCTGAACATGCCACCCGTAACACGTCGTCAACTGATGTCTCGTACGCCGTCATTCCAAGATATGGCCATACGCTATCGGGAGTAACGTTGCTACCAGTCACGATCGAAACACAGCAgcctccatcctctcctcgaCTCGAGTATGATATGTACTTGTTTTCCAATGTGTCCACCGTCAAAGCTACGGTCTACCTGGGGCCATCGCTGAACACCGATCATTCCCGTCCCCTCAAATACGCCATTTCCATCAATGACGCTGACCCTCAAGTGGTGCAGTTTGTTCCCTCCACTCCCTTGGGATCCTTGCCATCGAATTGGGAGACTACGGTTCGTAACGCCGTGTGGACCAATACTACCAGTCATGCAATTCAAGGCGGCGGTAGAAAGAACACACTGAAGCTTTGGGCCATAGAACCCGGAGTCGTGTTTCAAAAGATTGTGGTCGACCTGGGAGGAGTCAGGCCGAGCTACTTGGGACCTCCGGAGAGTATGATTGTCTAG
- a CDS encoding flavin-linked sulfhydryl oxidase ERV2, giving the protein MANRQITRRILITSAIAVFVLFVLFIRPQGPPSPAVRAPGHIDKSAPAVTVKDDLLKGEVIMPGLGNETAKAELGRATWKYFHTMLARYPEDPTEEQQETLRSFILLFARLYPCGECASHFQGHLKKYPPQVSSRNAAAGWGCFIHNEVNTMLGKPEFDCNNIGDFYDCGCAEDEKAAGHKDKSQAASRGVPQKKDHEGDATTPVEIHKEPSVAPQYFTFQLLTDHRRTTRG; this is encoded by the exons ATGGCCAACCGCCAGATAACCAGACGTATTCTGATCACCTCAGCAATAGCAGTCTTTGTTTTAttcgtcctcttcattcGGCCCCAAGGGCCGCCGAGTCCCGCCGTCCGCGCTCCCGGTCACATCGATAAGTCCGCCCCGGCCGTGACAGTCAAAGATGATCTGctgaagggggaggtgatcATGCCCGGGCTGGGAAATGAGACTGCAAA AGCAGAGTTGGGACGTGCGACCTGGAAATATTTCCATACCATGCTGGCTCGGTATCCAGAAGACCCGACGGAAGAGCAACAGGAAACATTACGCTCGTTTATCCTCCTTTTTGCGCGACTTTATCCTTG CGGTGAATGCGCCTCTCACTTTCAAGGTCACCTGAAGAAATACCCGCCACAAGTGTCTTCAAGGAATGCGGCTGCAGGCTGGGGCTGCTTTATTCATAACGAGGTCAATACAATGCTAGGGAAACCCGAATTTGATTGCAACAACATCGGCGACTTTTATGATTGCGGTTGCGCAGAGGACGAGAAGGCAGCCGGCCATAAAGACAAGTCTCAAGCTGCGAGTCGGGGTGTGCCTCAGAAAAAGGATCACGAAGGCGACGCTACTACGCCTGTCGAGATACACAAGGAGCCGTCAGTAGCCCCTCAGTATTTCACATTTCAGCTGCTGACAGACCATCGCAGAACTACTCGGGGCTGA
- a CDS encoding LYAR-type C2HC zinc finger protein, with protein MVSFSCEACGDVLTKKKLDPHRNQCRGASFTCIDCMVHFQGTSYRSHTSCITEAQKYQGALYKEKPTKNQRRNQNQNQNQNQNQNQKNNTNGKHRAPYVEDGPDSDTSKGSAPPPAPSPPPTSTEKPSATTTEESKSVNVFDYLVTADTPNASKVSLGEPKEQMKMVDHAPSVFEPSKASVQVETDNDDEKKDYDVAYEENGFSYGAGPIQPSLYPGKAPNVSMEFMTPAPKKKKDRTRGENDKASATTSDKKRKRRTDDHNMDIDSPMAEAPSSVVNNPGTPMLKHSGLTGGLNRMMRSPSTEDGNESKEDSRRRYQDPSSPIKRTRRDHKDGDNDSGLGISIKQKAGRLVSSMFGGSAVSESSNNSQEPEARRSKQSHRVASPSQDQMPSDSRKTKRKVSAQAGGDRPSQRLKQIEYNGSQHGDDGREVVVYRQENIPNDLQRQMAAHFLSLVTKGPESSRGFSVNKVLKRFHREFTDEFDDDRGRGQGRSRADRERRIEDEKDLWRTLRLKRNERGEVVLFF; from the exons ATGGTTTCCTTTTCATGTGAG GCTTGTGGTGATGTCCTCACCAAGAAAAAGCTTGACCCTCATCGCAACCAATGCCGGGGCGCATCCTTCACTTGCATCGATTGTATGGTACACTTCCAGGGCACTAGCTACAGGTCGCATACG TCATGCATTACCGAGGCCCAAAAATACCAGGGTGCATTGTACAAGGAGAAGCCGACGAAAAACCAACGCAGAAACCAAAATCAAAACCAAAACCaaaaccagaaccagaaccagaaaaaCAACACCAATGGTAAACATCGTGCTCCCTACGTCGAAGATGGTCCCGATAGCGATACTTCAAAAGGCAGCGCGCCCCCGCCTGCTCCTAGTCCACCACCTACGAGCACTGAGAAGCCCTCTGCCACAACCACTGAGGAGTCGAAGTCGGTTAACGTTTTTGACTATCTCGTGACGGCAGATACCCCCAACGCATCGAAAGTCTCGCTTGGCGAGCCCAAGGAGCAAATGAAAATGGTTGATCATGCTCCTTCTGTCTTCGAGCCGAGCAAGGCATCAGTCCAAGTCGAGACGGATAATGATGACGAAAAGAAGGACTATGACGTGGCCTATGAGGAGAATGGTTTCTCCTATGGGGCTGGTCCGATTCAGCCATCGCTGTACCCAGGCAAAGCTCCCAATGTTTCCATGGAGTTCATGACCCCagcgccgaagaagaagaaggatcgTACACGCGGAGAGAATGACAAAGCCAGTGCTACGACCAGCGACAAGAAACGCAAGCGCCGTACCGATGATCACAATATGGACATTGACTCTCCGATGGCAGAGGCCCCATCGAGTGTTGTCAACAACCCGGGTACACCGATGCTGAAACACTCGGGTCTCACTGGTGGTTTGAATCGTATGATGCGGTCTCCATCGACAGAAGATGGGAATGAGTCGAAGGAGGATTCTCGACGACGGTATCAGGACCCGTCCTCGCCCATCAAGCGGACCCGCCGCGATCATAAGGATGGTGACAACGATTCGGGTCTGGGTATTTCTATAAAACAAAAGGCAGGACGCCTTGTCTCATCCATGTTTGGAGGATCTGCCGTGTCGgaaagcagcaacaacagccaggAGCCGGAGGCTCGCCGGTCGAAACAATCTCACCGTGTGGCCAGTCCGTCCCAGGATCAGATGCCGTCTGATTCCCGGAAGACAAAACGAAAGGTCAGCGCTCAGGCAGGAGGGGACCGGCCCTCCCAGCGGCTAAAGCAGATCGAATATAACGGTTCCCAACACGGCGACGACGGCCGTGAGGTGGTTGTCTATCGGCAGGAGAACATCCCTAACGACTTACAGCGACAAATGGCTGcccattttctttccttggTGACGAAGGGGCCAGAGAGCTCACGAGGCTTCTCTGTTAACAAGGTATTGAAGCGGTTCCATCGCGAGTTTACCGACGAATTCGATGACGATCGTGGCCGCGGCCAAGGGCGGAGCCGTGCAGATCGCGAGCGGAGAattgaggatgagaaggactTGTGGCGCACATTGAGATTGAAGCGGAACGAGCGAGGAGAGgtcgttctcttcttctga
- a CDS encoding putative NF-X1 finger transcription factor — MSGSPVATADNSTPRPKTARRRGRGGRGGRGSVRSTPTAPDTQSEAQETSQLPASEVSSLNVQPNESSRAARGSRGGKRGGRGGGASLDKGRRRGRGRGEDSKAVSGVLGGRTFEGRLSKPERASDEDQPDIAGDLSLRADAPEFVPGAPADGVIPNGITSSAASSTIGKGKSKNIQARPPKVTTKSTAPDIATRIHEDIAHNLYECPICTSELGRRSRVWSCGLCWTVFHLSCVKKWSKNEGSAAQDAARRQAEGEPSAPRAWRCPGCNLPHEIFPSTYSCWCEKEVDPRPLPGLPPHSCGQTCSRPRKGCPHPCDATCHAGPCSPCTAMGPTQDCFCGRNSSTKRCQDTDYENGWSCGEICSDLLPCGEHTCTRPCHEGLCGACEVKIEGRCYCGKVQTEMLCSSKDEEFESQMARGDDGTIDEWIGCFSCGDRCSRPFDCGVHFCEKDCHPQDAHPAHCPRSPDVVSHCPCGKTPLTEMSDFSPRMSCDDPIPNCSKPCGKMLDCGHSCDQTCHTGPCGSCRRKLPVSCRCGRTTVVTVCHQGMIEPPWCFRVCKAGLHCGRHACAERCCPGEQKAIERQAMRRKLKAHLRPSDEDVEAEHICTRVCGRPLKCGRHTCPEICHKGPCNTCREAIFEDIPCNCGRTVLSPPLPCGTKPPACSFPCERPKPCGHPQTPHNCHTDEESCPKCPFLTEKACLCGRRVLKNQPCWLAETRCGEVCGEPLKCGSHSCQKTCHRPGECEDASRPCQQPCGKTKSLCGHPCTEPCHAPYQCPEKTPCTSTVTVTCGCGRLRQSRRCNAAAASKGPVPQATRGPSLTPLACDDECARLERNRALASALGVEINPTTTAASNLSPSTLPYSTETLDLYVQLSSTSPLSTLQTYESTLHSLAISTTQRSVRFQPAKSPLRAFIHSLAADWGFASESFDPEPHRHVFVLKPTTWTPPLLGVGPENSIGIGGKSVGECVKLRERQRLKEREAQRLAAAEAKALKEAAKAQQSADTAGDGGWAQVAASRRSNGVSSTRSTTPVASPSPWSGSKFAALAGSDSGSWGLPRKEKLVLRSGVGAAKKNLSTPPAAEVADNWEEEEEKVEQEEEERERAAREHEQQFEGEEQHRMEENNEMTDARDSVEMPAEAAISTD, encoded by the coding sequence ATGTCGGGTTCGCCCGTGGCGACCGCTGATAATAGCACCCCGCGACCGAAGACTGCCAGAAGACGAGGCAGAGGCGGCCGTGGCGGTCGTGGCTCTGTTCGATCTACCCCAACAGCTCCCGACACGCAATCCGAAGCTCAGGAAACGTCTCAATTACCAGCAAGCGAAGTTTCGTCGTTGAATGTACAGCCGAACGAATCATCACGGGCCGCGAGAGGATCGAGGGGAGGAAAACGAGGTGGGCGAGGGGGAGGCGCATCCCTCGACAAAGGTCGACGACGTGGCCGAGGACGAGGTGAAGATTCAAAGGCTGTGAGCGGTGTGTTGGGAGGACGGACATTCGAGGGACGATTGTCGAAACCCGAGCGGGCGTCTGACGAGGATCAACCAGATATTGCGGGGGACTTGAGCTTGAGAGCTGATGCGCCTGAATTTGTCCCCGGAGCGCCTGCGGATGGAGTTATACCGAACGGAATCACGTCCTCGGCAGCGAGCTCTACGATAGGAAAGGGCAAGTCGAAGAACATTCAGGCTCGCCCGCCGAAAGTCACGACCAAATCTACAGCGCCTGATATCGCCACCCGGATACACGAAGACATCGCGCACAATCTCTATGAATGTCCGATTTGTACAAGCGAGCTGGGCCGGAGATCGCGAGTCTGGTCGTGCGGGTTATGCTGGACTGTTTTCCATTTGAGTTGCGTCAAGAAATGGTCAAAGAATGAAGGATCTGCCGCGCAGGATGCTGCGCGTCGCCAGGCAGAGGGGGAGCCCAGTGCACCGCGCGCGTGGCGCTGCCCTGGCTGTAATCTCCCACATGAGATCTTCCCGTCCACATATTCTTGTTGGTGTGAGAAGGAAGTTGATCCGCGTCCGTTACCAGGCCTTCCCCCACACTCGTGCGGTCAAACCTGCTCACGGCCCCGCAAAGGCTGTCCACATCCGTGCGATGCGACTTGCCACGCGGGTCCTTGCTCACCTTGTACCGCGATGGGCCCGACTCAGGATTGTTTCTGTGGGAGGAATTCGTCAACCAAGCGCTGCCAGGATACGGATTACGAGAACGGTTGGAGCTGTGGGGAGATATGCAGTGACTTGCTGCCTTGCGGCGAACACACGTGTACTCGACCGTGCCATGAAGGCCTATGTGGGGCATGTGAAGTCAAAATAGAAGGTCGTTGCTATTGTGGAAAGGTGCAGACCGAGATGCTTTGCAGCTCAAAGGATGAAGAGTTTGAAAGCCAAATGGCGCGAGGAGACGATGGTACGATCGATGAGTGGATTGGTTGTTTCAGCTGCGGAGATCGGTGCAGTCGTCCTTTCGATTGCGGAGTGCATTTTTGTGAAAAAGATTGCCATCCTCAGGATGCACATCCCGCTCATTGCCCGCGGTCACCGGATGTCGTTTCTCACTGTCCTTGCGGGAAGACTCCGTTGACGGAGATGTCGGACTTCTCTCCCCGCATGTCCTGTGATGACCCTATACCCAACTGCTCAAAGCCTTGTGGCAAGATGTTGGATTGCGGACACTCATGCGACCAGACCTGCCACACCGGTCCGTGTGGTTCGTGTCGACGCAAGTTGCCAGTTAGTTGCCGTTGCGGTCGCACCACGGTTGTAACTGTGTGCCATCAGGGCATGATTGAGCCTCCTTGGTGTTTCCGTGTTTGCAAAGCAGGCTTGCACTGTGGCCGACACGCTTGCGCTGAGAGATGCTGCCCTGGGGAGCAAAAGGCCATTGAACGTCAGGCGATGCGGCGGAAGTTAAAGGCACACTTACGACCCAGTGACGAGGACGTTGAAGCCGAACATATTTGCACGCGAGTCTGTGGTCGTCCGCTGAAATGCGGAAGACACACATGCCCGGAAATCTGTCATAAGGGGCCCTGTAATACTTGCCGAGAGGCCATCTTCGAGGACATCCCGTGTAACTGCGGTAGAACTGTTCTGTCTCCACCCTTACCTTGTGGGACTAAACCGCCTGCTTGCTCGTTCCCCTGTGAACGGCCTAAGCCCTGTGGCCATCCTCAGACACCTCACAATTGTCATACGGACGAAGAGAGCTGTCCCAAGTGCCCGTTCCTCACTGAGAAGGCCTGTCTTTGTGGCAGACGGGTTTTGAAGAATCAGCCTTGCTGGCTGGCGGAGACGCGATGTGGCGAGGTGTGCGGTGAACCGCTTAAATGTGGTTCTCATTCCTGTCAGAAGACCTGCCACCGGCCTGGTGAGTGCGAGGATGCCTCCAGACCTTGCCAGCAGCCTTGTGGAAAGACCAAGTCCCTGTGCGGTCACCCATGCACCGAACCCTGTCATGCTCCATATCAGTGCCCCGAGAAGACGCCCTGCACGTCTACGGTCACAGTAACATGTGGCTGTGGACGACTTCGTCAATCACGGCGCTGTAATGCAGCAGCGGCATCGAAAGGACCGGTACCGCAAGCAACAAGAGGACCTTCCCTGACTCCGTTGGCATGCGACGACGAATGCGCTCGTCTGGAGCGGAATCGTGCTTTGGCATCTGCGCTGGGCGTCGAGATCAACCCGACCACCACAGCTGCTTCGAATCTCTCTCCCAGCACCCTTCCTTATTCAACAGAGACCCTGGACTTGTATGTCCAGCTTTCTTCCACTTCCCCCCTCTCCACGCTACAGACGTACGAATCGACCCTCCATTCCCTAGCAATCAGCACCACTCAGCGATCCGTACGCTTCCAGCCCGCCAAATCCCCACTCCGTGCATTCATCCACTCTCTCGCCGCCGACTGGGGCTTCGCCAGCGAGAGCTTCGACCCAGAACCTCACCGCCACGTCTTCGTCCTGAAGCCCACCACCTGGACCCCACCACTCCTCGGGGTCGGTCCCGAGAACTCGATAGGCATCGGCGGCAAGAGTGTCGGCGAATGCGTCAAGCTCCGCGAACGCCAACGTCTTAAAGAGCGCGAAGCGCAACgcctcgccgccgccgaagccaaggCACTCAAGGAAGCTGCCAAAGCGCAGCAGTCCGCCGATACCGCCGGCGACGGTGGCTGGGCCCAGGTCGCCGCGTCCCGTCGGAGCAACGGCGTAAGCTCGACACGAAGCACGACGCCCGTTGCGAGTCCTAGCCCGTGGTCCGGCTCGAAGTTCGCGGCCCTTGCTGGCAGTGACAGCGGGAGCTGGGGTCTTCCTAGGAAAGAGAAGCTTGTTCTTCGGTCCGGCGTAGGAGCCGCGAAGAAGAATCTCTCCACGCCGCCTGCGGCTGAGGTTGCGGATAactgggaagaagaggaggagaaggtggagcaggaggaggaggagcgcgaGCGTGCTGCGCGCGAGCACGAGCAACAGTTCGAGGGAGAAGAACAGCACAGAATGGAGGAGAATAACGAAATGACTGACGCGAGGGATTCGGTTGAGATGCCTGCCGAAGCGGCTATCTCGACGGATTGA